A part of Tardiphaga sp. vice304 genomic DNA contains:
- a CDS encoding TIGR03809 family protein encodes MSLQSESVTGRQLVERWADLAERRLDYLTDLFESGRWRRFHTEVDFLDNIREAKAAADRWRGMATQEATADNQPVTWSWLDRPDGVPNSYQGRVLHEVPRAPRGVQAPTVVELAAEAPALQPPAEPLRAAAPHADWRRALDPDVLGERYPMLRPTM; translated from the coding sequence ATGTCATTGCAGTCTGAATCCGTTACCGGGCGGCAGCTCGTTGAGCGCTGGGCCGACCTCGCCGAACGCCGGCTGGACTACCTGACCGATCTTTTCGAGAGCGGTCGTTGGCGCCGTTTTCATACCGAGGTCGATTTCCTCGACAATATTCGTGAAGCCAAGGCCGCGGCCGATCGCTGGCGGGGTATGGCCACCCAGGAGGCGACCGCCGACAACCAGCCGGTGACGTGGTCCTGGCTCGACCGGCCGGACGGCGTGCCGAATTCATATCAGGGCCGCGTGCTGCACGAGGTGCCGCGGGCGCCACGCGGGGTCCAGGCCCCGACCGTCGTCGAACTGGCCGCGGAGGCGCCGGCCCTGCAGCCGCCGGCCGAGCCGCTGCGTGCCGCGGCGCCGCACGCCGACTGGCGGCGCGCGCTCGATCCCGACGTGCTGGGCGAGCGCTATCCGATGCTGCGGCCGACGATGTAA